In the Pseudomonadota bacterium genome, TAAAAGATTCATGCTTAGAATTTTTTGAGAAGCATCATTTGAGAAATCAAAATGATGTGCAATAAAAGGAAGAGCGGGCGTTAGTATTGTTGTTGACATGGCGCAAAGCGCAGAAGCAAGAACCATCAAATAAGGAATAAATTTATAATCCTCAGCAATTTTTTTCGAGGTCATCTTGTTTTCTATTCCTTTGTAAGTCCTAAAACTTCCTTAAATCTCGTTTTATAATATCAAGAAACTCATCTTCTCTCAACTCTCTTAAAATTCTTATTCAAACCTCGTGAGGAACAATGCCAGTACGCGTCTTATTAGGTTCGTTTATTTCTGAGCGTCCCATGCTCCTGCCCTCCTTTAAAAGAAGAAAGGCAGAAGAGCCTAAGCTTTTATCGACTCAATCTTTCCTTTTATGTTTTACTCTGACATGAAACTTTCAGAGCGCGATGTTGTCCAAACGAGAAGCGTAATAATGATCACGCACATCAGAATAAAAAGGCCTGGCAAGATGAAAGACCCTTCATAAAGAAGACCAGAAATCATAACCCCCAAAGAAGCGGATAAAAATTGACCAGATCGAATAAGAGCTGCGCCATACCCTTTTTCATGAGGGACATGATCCATTGCCAGGCTTAAAGAAGCAGACCATAAAGATCCAAATCCAAAACAATAAAAAAACATGACACTGGCATAAACCATGGGATCTTTACAATCATACCCAGCTGCAAAAAGAAGCCCAAAGATTCCAGAAAGCAAACTTATTGAGCCAATTTTTAAAAATGTTAAAAGCTCCCATAGTGAAATAAAGCGATTAACAAAAAAATTCCCTATAACAATTCCTAAAATTGTAATGATGGAATATTCTCCATACGCCATTGGCGTAAGACCAAAGTTTTCAATAAAAACAAAAGATGCTGTCGAAGAATACACCCAGAGCCCCCACACTGAAAACCAAGAGAGAACAGCAAATCTCAAAAATTTTGTATTTTTTAAGAGGTGCCCATAGTTTTTTAAAAGAAGAAGGAGAGAAACTGGATGCCGCAACTCTTGTGGATGCGTCTCAGGAAGGCCATAAAATAAGCCTATCCCTATAATAACCCCAGCACATGAAAGAAACAAAAAAATAAACTTCCATCCTAAGGCTTCTATAATAATGCCTCCAACTAAAGGAGAGAGAGCTGGTGAAAGCGCCATAAGGATACCAAAAATTGACATTAAATAAGCGGCGCGTTTTCCAGAATAAATATCCCGGATAACAGCTAGAGGAAGAACTGCGGCACATCCAATACCGCACCCTTGTAAAATTTGAAGACTCCATAAAACATTAAAAGATTCTGCTAAAAAACTTAAAAGTGCAGAGAGAGAAAAGAGTAAAAATCCTATTAAAAAAAGAAATCGACGGCCAAAAGATTCTGAAAGAGCTCCATACAAAAGACCTGAAAGAGCAATTCCTAAAATATTCATACTTAGAATTTTCTGAGAGGCATCATTTGAGGAGCCAAAATAATGCGCAATTAAGGGAAGAGCAGGCGTTAGTATTGATGTTGACATAACGCAAAACACAGAGGTAAGAATCATCAAATAAGGGGTGAATTTGGCCTCCTCGCCACTTTTTTTGGAGGTCATCGTGTTCTCTATTTTTTCATGCACCCTAAAATTTCCTTAACTTTTGTTTTATAATACCAAGAAATTTCCCCTCTCTCAACTCTCTTAAAATTCTTATTTCGAAACCTCTTGAGGAATTTTTAAAGATGGAGTATGTTCCAAAAAAAGAACGCCCGCTTGGTGGAATGGTAGACACAACAGACTTAAAATCTGTCGACCAATGGTCGTGCCAGTTCGAGTCTGGCAGCGGGCACCACACTCAAAACCTTATAGAATAAGGAGTTGAGAGAAGATAACAGTAGTGGTATAATTCTTCAAGAATCTCGGAAAATGGGTCCCATTTTCGTTACGTTGGTGACAATTTGGAGACAAAAATAATGACGACGGAACAGCTCCCAAATCTTCTGGAACTTAACCAGGAGAATGGAATGCCTAAGTTAACAAAACGTTTTGTCGAAGCTCTTGTCCCTGATCCCAAAAAACTATTATTTCTTGAGATACAGAGCTAAAAGGCTTTGGAGTCATAGTATTACCAAGTGGCCGCCTTACATATTGTCTGCAGTATCGCAACAAAGAACGCATTAAAAAGCGTATTAAAATCGGGGTACACGGACAGATTACAGCTGAAGAAGCTCGCGTTATTGCTCGAAAGCACCTGAGCGTGATTACACAAGGGGAAGACCCAGCTGAACAAAAAAGAGCCCTTAAGCATCTTCCTGATATTCATGAACTCGCACAAGATTATGTAGACCGCTATGGAAAAAATAAACGTCCTCGAAGTCTTGAAGAAGATAAAAAGCTTCTGCGAAATCACATCATCCTTAAACTTGGCGATAGAAAAGTAGCTCATCTTTCTCGTCGCGATGTAGAAAACTTTCATACTGCTTTAAAAGAAACACCTTACCAAGCCAATCGAGCTTTGGCTCTCCTTTCCAAGATGATATCATTAGCCATTGCTTGGGGATGGAGAAGTGATAATCCTGTAAAGGACATTCCACGGTTTCCAGAAGAAAAAAGAGATCGATGGCTTAATAAAGAAGAAATCTCTCGCCTTTGGAAAACTTTAGATGATTATAAGAGACCTTCCTCTTTCTTTTTTAAGTTACTTCTTCTTACCGGTGCTCGAAAAAATGAACTCCTAAAAGCAACTTGGAGCCATTTTGACCTTGAACAAGGAGTTTGGACAAAACCTTCTTCTCTCACAAAACAAAAGAAACGAGAATATTTGCCTCTTTCTCAAGAAGCCCTTCAAGTTCTTGAAGAGCTCAAAAACTTAAACATCGAAAGCCCTTATGTTTTTCCTGGGTTAACTAAAAAAGAGCCCCTTAAAGATGTACAAAATTTGTGGAGACGCGTAATTGAAAAAGCAGAGTTACCAGGGGTACGAATTCATGACCTGCTGCAACTTGCAATACAGGCTGTAATTGCTCCGCACGTTTAATAAAAAAATCAGCATACTTTTCAAGGGCATGGGATGTTCCACTTGCAGCTCCAGCAGAAAGCATTTGCTTGGCACCGAGAGGATTCATGGCTCCAAAAGGTGTTGTAGGAAGGGTCAGTTGTGTCTGCTGACTTTCAAAGAATTTTCCCATCCCACTGAAAAATCCTCCAATGAGACTATTTCGTACAATGGGTCCTGCACGATCCGCTACAACGCCGCGAAGACCTGCTTTGCCATCTTCACCCACAACATATCCTGCAACTTGTGTTTCAGAGATTTCACCTGTAAGGCACTCTGTACACGTCAATTTTTCAAGCCGCATATAAACCCGTTCAGAGGAAAGATCCCCATAACATGAAGCCAAAACATGACAATCTTTAAGATCAGAATGAAATTTTCTTGGTAATGTTCCTTTATCTGTGATGCGTAATAATAAAGGTCTTGGATCAGAAGGTGCTGAAATAGATGTCGACGCATCAACGCCTCCTAATAAAACAGCTTTCGCAAAAGCACCTGCTGGCAAGGTATTTTCAAGGGTTGCCTTTTCTTGTCTTTTGACATGCGGATCTGTGCCAGAAAGATTAAGAACGATTTTTTGGATACTATTTCCAAAAGGCTCAGAAGACATATGATTTTCTGAAGTTGCGCTCGAAAAGGTAGGAAAAGAAGTTATGCCTTGAGACGCGTCTTGTTCCGCTTGATGCAAATTTCCTAAAGCGTTATTGCTTCGTAATTCTTCTAAATCTTGCTCAAGCTGATGAACTTTCTCTTCTGCATTTCCTGCTGCTTGTGTATTAGCCATCATAAGTTTCTCAAGCGCATCTAATTTTTGCTGTGTAAGTTTATTCTCACCTTCCATGCGTTCTACCCAAATTTCTTGTGGATTTATGCGTTGCCCAGCCGTTGTAATATTTGTTTCTTTAGATGGTTCCATAGGGGTAGAAGATCCTTTATCATCTATAGACCAAATAAGAAGTCCCATAATACCTAAGCCCAGAGCTCCAATAAGTGCGGCATAAAGATATTGTTTCTTCTTTAAATCAAAAATATTCATGAGAGCCTCTTTATTTTTGTGATAACAAAAAGATAAGTTTCTTCTCCTGGGGGAAGTGAATTTTGCGTTACAGCAAGAGCAAGATCTTGGGGAAGCGCTAAATTTTTTTCTTTCAGAGATAGTGTTTCTTCTCCATCATTTTTAAGGTGATAGATGTAGCCTTCTGCCTGCTCTCCCCGATAAACCAACTGGTTTTTTATGACCAAAGGCTCTTTAAAAGAGCGCTCTGCATGCTGAAGAGCTGTAACTTTATATGCATCTCTTTTTTGCCCTTCCATCATAGTTGTCATTAAATCAACGAGGTGTTGAAGATAGGAAGGCTGAGATTTGTCAAGCTTTTCAAGAGTCACTATGGGTTTTAGTAAAATACTTTGGAGTTCAATTTTTTGAGGAAGAAGCTTAAGGTCCTGTGTGAGGCCAGATTCTGTTACTATGGTAATTGTCTGAGGTTTTGTAGATTGAGAGTTCAAACATCTTACAAAAATTTGACCGCTTATATCATCACTCTGCACATCAAACGAACCTTCTGCCCCAAATATTTGGTGAATTCTATCATTTGCGATAGCAATTCGGTTTTGCTG is a window encoding:
- a CDS encoding MFS transporter, whose protein sequence is MTSKKSGEEAKFTPYLMILTSVFCVMSTSILTPALPLIAHYFGSSNDASQKILSMNILGIALSGLLYGALSESFGRRFLFLIGFLLFSLSALLSFLAESFNVLWSLQILQGCGIGCAAVLPLAVIRDIYSGKRAAYLMSIFGILMALSPALSPLVGGIIIEALGWKFIFLFLSCAGVIIGIGLFYGLPETHPQELRHPVSLLLLLKNYGHLLKNTKFLRFAVLSWFSVWGLWVYSSTASFVFIENFGLTPMAYGEYSIITILGIVIGNFFVNRFISLWELLTFLKIGSISLLSGIFGLLFAAGYDCKDPMVYASVMFFYCFGFGSLWSASLSLAMDHVPHEKGYGAALIRSGQFLSASLGVMISGLLYEGSFILPGLFILMCVIIITLLVWTTSRSESFMSE
- a CDS encoding tyrosine-type recombinase/integrase translates to MITQGEDPAEQKRALKHLPDIHELAQDYVDRYGKNKRPRSLEEDKKLLRNHIILKLGDRKVAHLSRRDVENFHTALKETPYQANRALALLSKMISLAIAWGWRSDNPVKDIPRFPEEKRDRWLNKEEISRLWKTLDDYKRPSSFFFKLLLLTGARKNELLKATWSHFDLEQGVWTKPSSLTKQKKREYLPLSQEALQVLEELKNLNIESPYVFPGLTKKEPLKDVQNLWRRVIEKAELPGVRIHDLLQLAIQAVIAPHV
- a CDS encoding type-F conjugative transfer system secretin TraK; translated protein: MRKSFFLALFFEMISQTSTLLALQTYPFVTQQKTTIPISQDQQNRIAIANDRIHQIFGAEGSFDVQSDDISGQIFVRCLNSQSTKPQTITIVTESGLTQDLKLLPQKIELQSILLKPIVTLEKLDKSQPSYLQHLVDLMTTMMEGQKRDAYKVTALQHAERSFKEPLVIKNQLVYRGEQAEGYIYHLKNDGEETLSLKEKNLALPQDLALAVTQNSLPPGEETYLFVITKIKRLS